From the Streptosporangiales bacterium genome, one window contains:
- a CDS encoding TetR family transcriptional regulator — MSTRSRPAGRPRSKDADAAILGAALDLLIERGVDATSVEQVAKRAGVTRATVYRRFPDKTRLLIATIEAAYGNPPRSPEIHDVEQLLAGWAHALADPRQRRLLRRLYGAIDDFPELARAYRTGFGESRDRSRLAVLEQARAHGSLPADTDVDVLLDTLTGAVWQHLATRPDTGTAADAEQFLRAVLRQVGYRPDTRDRHLEP; from the coding sequence ATGAGTACTCGCTCTCGACCTGCGGGCCGACCGCGGAGCAAGGACGCCGACGCCGCCATCCTGGGTGCCGCGCTCGACCTGCTGATCGAGCGCGGCGTCGACGCGACCAGCGTCGAGCAGGTCGCCAAGCGGGCCGGAGTCACCCGGGCCACCGTGTACCGGCGCTTCCCGGACAAGACCCGGCTGCTGATCGCGACGATCGAGGCGGCGTACGGCAATCCACCGCGCTCGCCGGAGATCCATGACGTCGAACAGCTGCTGGCCGGCTGGGCGCACGCCCTCGCCGACCCGCGCCAACGCCGCCTGCTGCGCCGGCTCTACGGCGCGATCGACGACTTCCCCGAACTCGCCCGGGCCTACCGCACCGGGTTCGGGGAGTCACGCGACCGCTCCCGCCTGGCCGTGCTCGAGCAAGCCCGCGCACACGGCAGCCTGCCCGCCGACACCGACGTGGACGTCCTGCTGGACACCCTCACCGGCGCGGTCTGGCAGCACCTGGCCACTCGCCCCGATACCGGTACGGCCGCCGATGCCGAGCAGTTCCTGCGTGCTGTGCTCCGCCAGGTCGGCTACCGCCCTGACACTCGTGACCGACATCTCGAGCCGTAA
- a CDS encoding SDR family oxidoreductase, with translation MDLELKDRTALVTGGSKGIGLAIATTLAEEGAKVVVGSRHGSRELDRLGESHELVAVDVDLGTPEGPDRLVRAAVEAHGGIDVLVNNVAVSEPAPSIGEFTDEQWDRIFAVGFFSAVRTVRAAVPAMLGRDGASVVTISSLNARLPAAMIAPYSAAKAALSNFTKSLAEELGPQGIRVNTVSPGPVRTPMWTGPGGFGHLFAAQADTTVDDVMDRVLPESMGITTGRVSEPREVADLVAFLASRRAANITGADHVIDGGMHKSVG, from the coding sequence ATGGATCTCGAACTGAAGGACCGCACCGCCCTGGTCACCGGGGGCAGCAAGGGCATCGGACTGGCGATCGCGACGACGCTCGCCGAGGAGGGGGCGAAGGTCGTGGTCGGCTCCCGCCACGGCAGCCGGGAGCTCGATCGACTGGGTGAGTCGCACGAGCTCGTCGCCGTCGACGTCGACCTCGGTACTCCTGAGGGACCCGACCGGTTGGTACGCGCGGCCGTCGAGGCGCACGGCGGGATCGATGTCCTGGTCAACAACGTGGCCGTGAGCGAGCCCGCGCCGTCGATCGGGGAGTTCACCGACGAGCAGTGGGACCGCATCTTCGCCGTCGGCTTCTTCAGCGCGGTGCGCACCGTCCGCGCCGCGGTGCCGGCGATGCTCGGCCGCGACGGTGCGTCCGTCGTCACGATCAGCTCGCTCAACGCGCGGCTGCCGGCCGCGATGATCGCGCCGTACAGCGCGGCGAAGGCGGCGTTGTCGAACTTCACCAAGTCGCTCGCGGAGGAGCTGGGACCGCAGGGTATCCGGGTCAACACCGTGTCGCCCGGCCCTGTCCGTACCCCGATGTGGACCGGTCCGGGCGGGTTCGGGCACCTGTTCGCCGCGCAGGCGGACACCACCGTCGACGACGTGATGGACCGGGTGCTCCCCGAGTCGATGGGCATCACGACGGGACGGGTGAGCGAGCCGCGGGAGGTGGCGGACCTCGTCGCGTTCCTCGCCTCACGACGGGCGGCGAACATCACCGGCGCCGACCACGTGATCGACGGGGGTATGCACAAGAGCGTCGGCTGA
- a CDS encoding bifunctional metallophosphatase/5'-nucleotidase yields the protein MFPTRRPATLAVAVALIAGLTVTPGTANAAPDRAAKTDFTLTVLHGNDFESQLLGVDGDTDGDGTIGEDEVNAYGSASRTVTMFDQLRKEARKARKGDGPGEGKKRGVLSVSGGDNFLGGPEFAASMEKGVPFYDSLAVRNMDLDTSAIGNHEFDFGPDTLADFIEGFEGDPPFISTNLDFSKEPRLDALVDSRDIRRSRIIFTGGTRVGVIGITTPELPTISSPRDVVVQTEIAKLVNRKAAYFTKLGIDKIVLVSHLQDIDNELALVPSLRNVDAVIGAGGGEILADEGDALVPGDQAERGYPLWADDATGARVPVATTTGDYKYVGNLVLGFDKSGRLTGADDDASKPVRVSGVGDDAVAQDPETLAQVEKPVGEYVASLAETVVANTDVPLDGVRNNVRSRETNLGDLLADALRWTGAEQAEEYGVVEPVVGIQNAGGIRNDSVIQTGPVTALNTYEVAPFANFVSVIPEVPRDTFRQLLERGVAASPEAAGPFIQISGAKFTYDTSQQAQVVNETTGEITTPGARVQRVELDDGTVVVDGGEVVDGAAISVATNDFSARGGDAYPLAGLDFVPVGKTYQQALQEYLTTGLSGQVTAADYPEGGEGRITAVG from the coding sequence ATGTTCCCAACCCGCCGGCCCGCCACGCTCGCCGTGGCCGTCGCCCTCATCGCCGGCCTGACGGTCACGCCGGGCACGGCGAACGCGGCCCCCGACCGCGCCGCCAAGACCGACTTCACGTTGACGGTCCTCCACGGCAACGACTTCGAGTCGCAGCTCCTCGGCGTCGACGGCGACACCGACGGTGACGGCACGATCGGCGAGGACGAGGTCAACGCGTACGGCAGCGCCTCGCGCACCGTCACGATGTTCGACCAGCTCCGCAAGGAGGCGCGCAAGGCGCGCAAGGGCGACGGCCCGGGCGAGGGGAAGAAGCGCGGCGTGCTCAGCGTCAGCGGCGGCGACAACTTCCTCGGCGGGCCCGAGTTCGCGGCGAGCATGGAGAAGGGCGTGCCGTTCTACGACAGCCTCGCCGTGCGCAACATGGACCTCGACACCTCGGCGATCGGCAACCACGAGTTCGACTTCGGGCCCGACACGCTGGCCGACTTCATCGAGGGCTTCGAGGGCGACCCGCCGTTCATCTCGACGAACCTCGACTTCAGCAAGGAGCCGCGCCTCGACGCGCTCGTCGACTCGCGTGACATCAGGCGGAGCAGGATCATCTTCACCGGCGGCACGCGGGTCGGCGTCATCGGCATCACCACGCCCGAGCTGCCGACCATCAGCAGCCCGCGTGACGTCGTCGTGCAGACCGAGATCGCGAAGCTCGTCAACCGCAAGGCGGCCTACTTCACCAAGCTCGGCATCGACAAGATCGTCCTGGTCAGCCACCTGCAGGACATCGACAACGAGCTGGCGCTCGTGCCGTCGTTGCGCAACGTCGACGCCGTCATCGGTGCCGGCGGCGGCGAGATCCTCGCGGACGAAGGCGACGCTCTGGTGCCCGGGGATCAGGCCGAGCGCGGCTACCCGCTCTGGGCCGACGACGCGACCGGCGCGCGGGTGCCCGTCGCCACGACGACGGGCGACTACAAGTACGTCGGCAACCTCGTCCTCGGTTTCGACAAGTCGGGCCGGCTGACCGGTGCCGACGACGACGCGAGCAAGCCGGTGCGGGTCTCCGGCGTAGGCGACGACGCCGTCGCGCAGGACCCCGAGACCCTCGCGCAGGTCGAGAAGCCGGTCGGGGAGTACGTCGCCTCGCTCGCCGAGACGGTCGTGGCGAACACCGACGTTCCGCTCGACGGCGTCCGCAACAACGTCCGGAGCAGGGAGACCAACCTCGGTGACCTGCTCGCCGACGCCCTGCGCTGGACCGGTGCCGAGCAGGCCGAGGAGTACGGCGTCGTCGAGCCGGTCGTCGGCATCCAGAACGCCGGCGGAATTCGCAACGACTCGGTGATCCAGACCGGGCCGGTCACGGCCCTGAACACCTACGAGGTGGCGCCGTTCGCCAACTTCGTGTCGGTGATCCCCGAGGTGCCGCGCGACACCTTCCGCCAGCTGCTCGAGCGCGGCGTGGCGGCGTCACCGGAGGCGGCGGGCCCGTTCATCCAGATCTCGGGCGCGAAGTTCACGTACGACACCAGCCAGCAGGCGCAGGTGGTGAACGAGACGACGGGTGAGATCACCACGCCCGGCGCCCGGGTGCAGCGCGTCGAGCTCGATGACGGCACGGTGGTCGTCGACGGCGGCGAGGTCGTCGACGGTGCGGCGATCTCCGTCGCGACCAACGACTTCTCCGCGCGCGGCGGCGACGCGTACCCGCTCGCGGGCCTCGACTTCGTGCCGGTGGGCAAGACCTACCAGCAGGCGCTGCAGGAGTACCTCACCACCGGCCTGTCCGGTCAGGTGACCGCGGCCGACTACCCCGAGGGCGGAGAGGGACGCATCACCGCGGTCGGCTAG